From Carya illinoinensis cultivar Pawnee chromosome 5, C.illinoinensisPawnee_v1, whole genome shotgun sequence, one genomic window encodes:
- the LOC122309915 gene encoding NADPH-dependent pterin aldehyde reductase — MTTPYNGMSVVNGVGGGRSRTVLITGVSKGLGRALALELVQRGHTVIGCSRSHDNINPLQSDLSSPEKHLFLNTDVRSNSSVEELARVVMEKKGVPDIIVNNAGTINRNNKIWEVPEEEFDTVIDTNVKGIANMLRHFIPLMITRKQGIIVNMSSGWGRSGAALVAPYCASKWAVEGLTRSVAKELPDGMAIVALNPGVINTDMLTSCFGNSAALYQAPEAWALKAATMILNLTAADNGASLTV; from the exons ATGACGACGCCGTATAACGGGATGAGCGTGGTGAACGGAGTGGGAGGAGGGAGGTCTCGGACCGTTCTGATTACAGGGGTTAGCAAAGGGCTTGGCAGAGCCCTTGCCCTAGAGCTCGTCCAGAGGGGTCACACTGTCATTGGCTGCTCCCGCTCCCACGACAACATCAACCCTCTACAATCCGACCTCTCCTCCCCCGAAAAACACTTGTTCCTCAACACTGACGtg AGATCTAATAGCAGCGTTGAAGAGCTGGCGCGTGTTGTGATGGAGAAAAAGGGGGTTCCCGACATCATAG TAAACAATGCAGGTACCATCAATAGAAACAACAAGATCTGGGAGGTTcctgaagaagagtttgatacTGTTATTGATACAAATGTAAAAGGAATTGCAAATATGTTGCGTCACTTCATCCCTCTCATGATTACAAGGAAGCAGGGAATTATTGTCAATATGTCTTCAGGGTGGGGAAGATCTGGTGCTGCCCTG GTTGCACCTTATTGTGCATCAAAATGGGCAGTTGAGGGTTTGACTAGATCGGTGGCAAAAGAGTTGCCTGATGGAATGGCTATTGTTGCACTTAATCCAGGTGTCATCAACACTGATATGCTTACGTCATGCTTTGGCAATTCAGCTGCCTTGTACCAGGCACCTGAAGCATG GGCTTTGAAGGCAGCTACAATGATACTCAATCTTACAGCAGCAGACAATGGTGCATCTCTCACTGTTTGA
- the LOC122309917 gene encoding chloride channel protein CLC-c isoform X2: protein MVLAIAAAALCAYIAPAAAGSGIPEVKAYLNGIDAHSILAPSTLFVKIFGSIFGVAAGFVVGKEGPMVHTGACVASLLGQGGSRKYRLTWKWLRYFKNDRDRRDLITCGAAAGVAAAFRAPVGGVLFALEEAASWWRSALLWRTFFTTAVVAVVLRGFMVFCRGGKCGLFGEGGLIMFDVNSAKPTYSIPDLLAVIFLGVIGGIFGSLYNYLVDKVLRTYSIINERGPSLKILLAITISLLTSCCSYGLPWLSQCIPCPAYLKDQCPTVGRTGNYKNFQCPPHHYNDLASLFMNTNDDAIRNLFSSGSEKEFHLSTLIVFFAAIYFLGIITYGIAVPSGLFIPVILAGASYGRLLGNLLGSLSDLDVGFFALLGAASFLGGTMRMTVSLCVILLELTNDLLMLPLVMLVLLISKTVADCFNKGVYDQIVKMKGLPYMEAHAEPYMRHLVASDVVSGPLVTFSGVEKVGNILHALKITRHNGFPVINEPPFSDAPELCGLVLRSHLLVLLKGKKFTRQRVMTGTEMMSRFKAHDFAKSGSGKGVKLEDIDIKEDEMEMYVDLHPITNTSPYTVVETMSLAKAAVLFRQVGLRHMLVVPKTPGRPPIVGILTRHDFMMEHILGLYPHFNPHK from the exons ATGGTTCTTGCCATTGCTGCAGCAGCCCTCTGTGCCTACattgctcctgcagcagcaggcTCTGGAATACCTGAGGTGAAAGCTTACCTCAATGGTATAGATGCTCATTCTATATTGGCTCCAAGCACCCTCTTTGTAAAG ATTTTTGGTTCCATTTTTGGAGTTGCTGCTGGATTTGTTGTGGGCAAGGAAGGACCTATGGTACACACCGGTGCTTGTGTAGCCTCTTTACTTGGACAGGGTGGTTCTCGCAAGTATCGTTTGACTTGGAAGTGGCTTAGATACTTCAAAAATGATCGGGACCGGCGGGATTTGATTACCTGTGGGGCTGCTGCTGGTGTAGCAGCTGCCTTCCGTGCCCCGGTTGGCGGGGTTCTCTTTGCACTGGAAGAAGCAGCTtcatg gTGGAGGAGTGCTCTTCTTTGGAGGACATTTTTTACAACGGCTGTAGTAGCAGTAGTTTTGAGGGGTTTCATGGTATTTTGTCGGGGTGGAAAATGTGGACTATTTGGGGAAGGAGGCCTGATCATGTTTGATGTCAATTCAGCAAAGCCCACTTATAGCATCCCAGATCTACTTGCGGTGATATTCCTTGGAGTTATTGGAGGCATATTTGGGAGCCTTTACAATTATCTTGTTGACAAGGTTCTTCGAACTTATAGCATCATCAACGA GAGAGGTCCTTCGCTTAAAATCCTTCTTGCCATCACCATCTCCCTTTTGACCTCATGTTGCTCTTATGGGTTACCATGGTTATCACAGTGCATTCCTTGTCCTGCTTACTTGAAGGATCAATGCCCCACTGTAGGTCGCACTGGGAACTACAAGAATTTCCAATGTCCGCCTCACCATTACAATGACCTTGCCTCCCTCTTTATGAATACCAATGATGATGCTATTCGAAACCTATTTAGCTCTGGTTCTGAAAAGGAATTTCATTTATCGACTCTAATAGTTTTCTTTGCTGCTATATACTTCCTGGGCATTATAACTTATGGAATTGCTGTTCCCTCTGGGCTCTTCATCCCTGTCATACTTGCTGGGGCCTCTTATGGACGCCTCCTTGGGAATCTCCTGGGTTCTCTCTCTGATCTTGATGTGGGCTTCTTTGCCCTACTTGGAGCTGCATCCTTCCTAGGGGGCACCATGAGGATGACTGTTTCTCTGTGTGTGATACTTCTTGAACTTACTAATGATCTATTGATGCTCCCATTGGTGATGCTAGTTCTGCTTATTTCAAAAACTGTGGCTGATTGTTTCAACAAGGGTGTCTATGACCAAATTGTTAAGATGAAGGGGTTACCTTACATGGAAGCCCATGCAGAACCATACATGAGGCACTTGGTCGCAAGTGATGTTGTTTCTGGTCCATTAGTTACATTTTCTGGGGTTGAAAAAGTGGGGAATATATTACATGCTCTAAAAATAACAAGGCATAACGGGTTCCCTGTGATTAATGAACCACCTTTCTCAGACGCTCCGGAGTTGTGTGGGCTTGTTTTGAGGTCACATCTTCTGGTGTTACTTAAAGGAAAGAAGTTTACAAGGCAGAGGGTGATGACTGGAACCGAAATGATGTCGAGGTTCAAGGCCCATGATTTTGCAAAGTCAGGATCGGGCAAGGGGGTCAAGCTGGAGGATATAGACATTAAGGAAGATGAAATGGAGATGTATGTTGATCTTCATCCCATCACTAATACGTCTCCATACACAGTAGTGGAGACAATGTCCCTAGCTAAAGCTGCAGTTCTCTTTCGACAGGTTGGCCTCAGGCATATGCTGGTTGTGCCAAAGACACCCGGG AGGCCTCCAATTGTTGGAATCCTGACAAGGCACGACTTCATGATGGAGCATATACTGGGACTTTACCCACACTTCAACCCTCACAAGTAG
- the LOC122309917 gene encoding chloride channel protein CLC-c isoform X1: MSEDRSKDDNDIEIDFGAGARMQRERSAPSLSSSSSYLREPLLLTKRTNNTSQLAIVGANVCPIESLDYEIIENDLFKQDWRSRTKSEIFQYIFCKWTLALLIGLSTGLVGIFNNIAVENIAGFKLLLTNNLMLKDKYYQAFVAYAGCNMVLAIAAAALCAYIAPAAAGSGIPEVKAYLNGIDAHSILAPSTLFVKIFGSIFGVAAGFVVGKEGPMVHTGACVASLLGQGGSRKYRLTWKWLRYFKNDRDRRDLITCGAAAGVAAAFRAPVGGVLFALEEAASWWRSALLWRTFFTTAVVAVVLRGFMVFCRGGKCGLFGEGGLIMFDVNSAKPTYSIPDLLAVIFLGVIGGIFGSLYNYLVDKVLRTYSIINERGPSLKILLAITISLLTSCCSYGLPWLSQCIPCPAYLKDQCPTVGRTGNYKNFQCPPHHYNDLASLFMNTNDDAIRNLFSSGSEKEFHLSTLIVFFAAIYFLGIITYGIAVPSGLFIPVILAGASYGRLLGNLLGSLSDLDVGFFALLGAASFLGGTMRMTVSLCVILLELTNDLLMLPLVMLVLLISKTVADCFNKGVYDQIVKMKGLPYMEAHAEPYMRHLVASDVVSGPLVTFSGVEKVGNILHALKITRHNGFPVINEPPFSDAPELCGLVLRSHLLVLLKGKKFTRQRVMTGTEMMSRFKAHDFAKSGSGKGVKLEDIDIKEDEMEMYVDLHPITNTSPYTVVETMSLAKAAVLFRQVGLRHMLVVPKTPGRPPIVGILTRHDFMMEHILGLYPHFNPHK; this comes from the exons ATGAGTGAAGATCGAAGCAAAGACGATAATGACATCGAGATAGACTTCGGGGCTGGAGCTCGGATGCAGAGGGAGAGATCAGCTCCATCGCTCTCATCCTCGTCTTCTTACCTCAGAGAGCCCCTCCTTCTCACTAAGAGGACCAACAACACCTCTCAGCTCGCTATTGTTGGTGCTAATGTCTGCCCAATTGAGAGCCTTGATTACGA GATTATCGAGAATGATCTTTTTAAGCAAGATTGGAGGTCTAGAACAAAATCTGAGATATTTCAGTATATTTTCTGTAAATGGACTCTTGCACTCCTTATCGGTTTGAGTACAGGGCTCGTTGGCATCTTTAATAACATTGCTGTTGAGAACATAGCCGGTTTCAAACTTCTACTCACCAACAACCTTATGCTTAAAGATAA GTATTATCAGGCATTTGTAGCATATGCTGGTTGTAACATGGTTCTTGCCATTGCTGCAGCAGCCCTCTGTGCCTACattgctcctgcagcagcaggcTCTGGAATACCTGAGGTGAAAGCTTACCTCAATGGTATAGATGCTCATTCTATATTGGCTCCAAGCACCCTCTTTGTAAAG ATTTTTGGTTCCATTTTTGGAGTTGCTGCTGGATTTGTTGTGGGCAAGGAAGGACCTATGGTACACACCGGTGCTTGTGTAGCCTCTTTACTTGGACAGGGTGGTTCTCGCAAGTATCGTTTGACTTGGAAGTGGCTTAGATACTTCAAAAATGATCGGGACCGGCGGGATTTGATTACCTGTGGGGCTGCTGCTGGTGTAGCAGCTGCCTTCCGTGCCCCGGTTGGCGGGGTTCTCTTTGCACTGGAAGAAGCAGCTtcatg gTGGAGGAGTGCTCTTCTTTGGAGGACATTTTTTACAACGGCTGTAGTAGCAGTAGTTTTGAGGGGTTTCATGGTATTTTGTCGGGGTGGAAAATGTGGACTATTTGGGGAAGGAGGCCTGATCATGTTTGATGTCAATTCAGCAAAGCCCACTTATAGCATCCCAGATCTACTTGCGGTGATATTCCTTGGAGTTATTGGAGGCATATTTGGGAGCCTTTACAATTATCTTGTTGACAAGGTTCTTCGAACTTATAGCATCATCAACGA GAGAGGTCCTTCGCTTAAAATCCTTCTTGCCATCACCATCTCCCTTTTGACCTCATGTTGCTCTTATGGGTTACCATGGTTATCACAGTGCATTCCTTGTCCTGCTTACTTGAAGGATCAATGCCCCACTGTAGGTCGCACTGGGAACTACAAGAATTTCCAATGTCCGCCTCACCATTACAATGACCTTGCCTCCCTCTTTATGAATACCAATGATGATGCTATTCGAAACCTATTTAGCTCTGGTTCTGAAAAGGAATTTCATTTATCGACTCTAATAGTTTTCTTTGCTGCTATATACTTCCTGGGCATTATAACTTATGGAATTGCTGTTCCCTCTGGGCTCTTCATCCCTGTCATACTTGCTGGGGCCTCTTATGGACGCCTCCTTGGGAATCTCCTGGGTTCTCTCTCTGATCTTGATGTGGGCTTCTTTGCCCTACTTGGAGCTGCATCCTTCCTAGGGGGCACCATGAGGATGACTGTTTCTCTGTGTGTGATACTTCTTGAACTTACTAATGATCTATTGATGCTCCCATTGGTGATGCTAGTTCTGCTTATTTCAAAAACTGTGGCTGATTGTTTCAACAAGGGTGTCTATGACCAAATTGTTAAGATGAAGGGGTTACCTTACATGGAAGCCCATGCAGAACCATACATGAGGCACTTGGTCGCAAGTGATGTTGTTTCTGGTCCATTAGTTACATTTTCTGGGGTTGAAAAAGTGGGGAATATATTACATGCTCTAAAAATAACAAGGCATAACGGGTTCCCTGTGATTAATGAACCACCTTTCTCAGACGCTCCGGAGTTGTGTGGGCTTGTTTTGAGGTCACATCTTCTGGTGTTACTTAAAGGAAAGAAGTTTACAAGGCAGAGGGTGATGACTGGAACCGAAATGATGTCGAGGTTCAAGGCCCATGATTTTGCAAAGTCAGGATCGGGCAAGGGGGTCAAGCTGGAGGATATAGACATTAAGGAAGATGAAATGGAGATGTATGTTGATCTTCATCCCATCACTAATACGTCTCCATACACAGTAGTGGAGACAATGTCCCTAGCTAAAGCTGCAGTTCTCTTTCGACAGGTTGGCCTCAGGCATATGCTGGTTGTGCCAAAGACACCCGGG AGGCCTCCAATTGTTGGAATCCTGACAAGGCACGACTTCATGATGGAGCATATACTGGGACTTTACCCACACTTCAACCCTCACAAGTAG